One Uloborus diversus isolate 005 chromosome 7, Udiv.v.3.1, whole genome shotgun sequence genomic window, TCTCCGCCTTCTCCTCCAGTTGAGGGCTTCTCTCCTCCTTGTCCTCCAGAAGGCTTTCCACTATCCCCAGAACCACCAGATAACGGTCCAGCTACTGCTATTGCTTCTGGACCTTCTGGTTCTCCGCCTTCTCCTCCAGATGAGGGCTTTTCTCCATCTTCGCCACCTGAAGGCTGCTGTCCGCCTTGTCCACCAGATGGTTTCTCTCCACCCTGTTCTCCAGAAGGTTTTCCACTTTCACCAGCTCCAGATGATGGTCCAGCTACTGCAATTGCTTCTGGACCTTCTGGTTCTCCGCCTTCTCCTCCAGATGAAGGCTTCTCTCCACCCTGTCCTTCAGAAGGCTTTTCGCCACCACCGGATCCACCAGATGATGGAAGTACCAAAGATATTGCTTGGGCCACTGCAACTTCGGGTTCGCCACCTTGTGCTCCTGAAGATGGTCCGCCTTCTCCACCAGATGATGGCTGCTCTCCGCCTTCTCCTCCAGATGAGGGCTTCTCTCCACCCTGTCCTCCAGAAGGCTTTTCACCACCACCGGATCCACCAGATGATGGTAGTTCCAAAGATATTGCTTGGGCCACTGCAACTTCGGGTTCGCCACCTTGTCCTCCTGAAGATGATCCGCCTTCTCCACCAGATGATGGTTGCTCTCCGCCTTCTCCACCAGATGGTTTTTCTCCACCCTGTCCTTCAGAAGGCTTTCCACTATCACCAGATCCACCAGATGATGGTCCAGCTACTGCAATTGCTTCTGGACCTTCTGGTTCTCCGCCTTCTCCTTCAGATGAGGGCTTCTCTCCTCCTTGTAATCCAGAAGGCTTTCCACTATCCCCAGAACCACCAGATAACGGTCCAGCTACTGCTATTGCTTCTGGACCTTCTGGTTCTCCGCCTTCTCCTCCAGATGAGGGCGTTTCTCCACCTTCTCCACCTGAAGGCTGCTGTCCGCCTTGTCCACCAGATGGTTTCTCTCCACCCTGTCCTTCAGAAGGTTTTCCACTATCACCAGCTCCAGATGATGGTCCAGCTACTGCAATTGCTTCTGGACCTTCTGGTTCTCCGCCTTCTCCTCCAGATGAAGGCTTCTGTCCACCTTGTGCTCCAGAAGGCTTTTCACCACCTCCGGAACCACCAGATGATGGTAGTTCCAAAGATATTGCTTGGGCCACTGCAACTTCGGGTTCGCCACCTTGTCCTCCTGAAGATGGTTCGCCTTGTCCACCAGATGGTTTTTCGCCACCCTGTCCTTCAGAAGGCTTTCCACTATCACCAGATCCACCAGATGATGGTCCAGCTACTGCAATTGCTTCTGGACCTTCTGGTTCTCCGCCTTCTCCTTCAGATGAGGGCTTCTCTCCTCCTTGTCCTCCAGAAGGCTTTCCACTATCCCCAGAACCACCAGATAACGGTCCAGCTACTGCTATTGCTTCTGGACCTTCTGGTTCTCCGCCTTCTCCTCCAGATGAGGGCTTTTCTCCACCTTCGCCACCTGAAGGCTGCTGTCCGCCTTGTCCACCAGATGGTTTCTCTCCACCCTGTCCTCCAGAAGGTTTTCCACTATCACCAGCTCCAGATGATGGTCCAGCTACTGCAATTGCTTCTGGACCTTCTGGTTCTCCGCCTTCTCCTTCAGATGAAGGCTTCTGTCCACCTTGTCCTCCAGAAGGCTTTTGTCCACCTCCGGAACCACCAGGTGATGGCAGATCCACTGATATTGCTTGAGCCACTGCAACTTCCGGTCCTTTACCTTGTCCTCCTGAAGATGGTCCGCCTTCTCCACCAGATGATGGTTGCTCTCCGCCTTCTCCAGATGAGGGCTTCTCTCCACCCTGTCCTCCAGAAGGCTTTTCACCACCTCCGGAACCACCAGATGATGGTAGTTCCAAAGATATTGCTTGGGCCACTGCAACTTCGGGTTCGCCACCTTGTCCTCCTGAAGATGGTCCGCCTTCTCCACCAGATGATGGTTGCTCTCCGCCTTCTCCACCAGATGGTTTTTCTCCGACCTGTCCTTCAGAAGGCTTTTCACTATCACCAGATCCACCAGATGATGGTTCAGCTACTGCAATTGCTTCTGGACCTTCTGGTTCTCCGCCTTCTCTTCCAGATGAGGGCTTTTCTCCACCTTCTCCACCTGAAGGCTGCTGTCCGCCTTGTCCACCAGATGGTTTCTCTCCACCCTGTCCTCCAGAAGGTTTTCCACTATCACCAGCTCCAGATGATGGTCCAGCTACTGCAATTGCTTCTGGACCTTCTGGTTCTCCGCCTTCTCCTCCAGATGAAGGCTTCTGTCCACCTTGTCCTCCAGAAGGCTTTTGTCTACCTCCGGAACCACCAGGTGATGGCAGATCCACTGATATTGCTTGAGCCACTGCAACTTCTGGTCCTTCACCTTGTCCTCCTGAAGATGGTCCGCCTTCTCCACCAGATGATGGTTGCTCTCCGCCTTCTCCTCCAGATGAGGGCTTCTCTCCACCCTGTCCTCCAGAAGGCTTTTCACCACCTCCGGAACCACCAGATGATGGTAGTTCCACTGATATTGCTTGGGCCACTGCAACTTCGGGTTCTCCACCTTGTCCTCCTGAAGATGGTCCGCCTTCTCCACCAGATGATGGTTGCTCTCCCACTTCTCCTCCAGATGAGGGCTTCTCTCCACCCTGTCCTCCAGAAGGCTTTTCACCACCTCCGGAGTCACCAGATGATGGTAGTTCCACTGATATTGCTTGGGCCACTGCCACTTCGGGTTCGCCACCTTGTCCTCCAGAAGATGGTCCGCCTTCTCCACCAGATGATGGTTGCTCTCCGCCTTCTCCTCCAGATGAGGGCTTCTCTCCACCCTGTCCTTCAGAAGGCTTTTCGCCACCACCGGATCCACCAGATGATGGAAGCACCAAAGATATTGCTTGGGCCACTGCAACTTCGGGTTCGCCACCTTGTCCTCCTGAAGATGGTCCGCCTTCTCCACCAGATGATGGCTGCTCTCCGCCTTCTCCTCCAGATGAGGGCTTCTCTCCACCCTGTCCACCAGAAGGCTTTTCACCACCACCGGATCCACCAGATGATGGTAGTTTCAAAGATATTGCTTGGGCCACTGCAACTTCGGGTTCGCCACCTTGTCCTCCTGAAGATGGTTCGCCTTCTCCACCAGATGATGGTTGCTCTCCGCCTTCTCCACCAGATGATGGTTGCCCTCCGCCTTCTCCTCCAGATGAGGGCTTCTCTCCACCCTGTCCTCCAGAAGGCTTTTCACCACCACCGGATCCACCAGATGATGGTAGTTCCAAAGATATTGCTTGGGCCACTGCAACTTCGGGTTCGCCACCTTGTCCTCCTGAAGATGGTCCGCCTTCTCCACCAGATGATGGTTGCTCTCCGCCTTCTCCACCAGATGGTTTTTCTCCACCCTGTCCTTCAGAAGGCTTTCCACCGTCACCAGATCCACCAGATGATGGTTCAGCTACTGCAATTGCTTCTGGACCTTCTGGTTCTCCACCTTCTCCTCCAGATGAGGGCTTCTCTCCTCCTTGTCCTCCAGAAGGCTTTCCACTATCCCCAGAACCACCAGATAACGGTCCAGCTACTGCTATTGCTTCTGGACCTTCTGGTTCTCCGCCTTCTCCTCCAGATGAGGGCTTTTCTCCACCTTCTAAACCTGAAGGCTGCTGTTCGCCTTTTCCACCAGATGGTTTCTCTGCACCCTGTCCTTCAGAAGGTTTTAAACTTTCACCACCTCCAGATGATGGTCCAGCTACTGCAATTGCTTCTGGACCTTCTGGTTCTTCGCCTTCTCCTCCAGATGAAGGCTTCTGTCCACCTTGTCCTCCAGAAGGCTTTTCACCACCTCCGGAACCACCAGGTGATGGTAGATCCACTGATATTGCTTGAGCCACTGCAACTTCCGGTCCTTCACCTTGTCCTCCTGAAGATGGTCCGCCTTCTCCACCAGATGATGGTTGCTCTCCGCCTTTTCCTCCAGATGAGGGCTTCTCTCCACCCTGTCCACCAGAAGGCTTTTCACCACCACCGGATCCACCAGATGATGGTAGTTCCACTGATATTGCTTGGGCCACTGCAACTTCGGGTTCTGCACCTTGACCACCGGAAGGCTGTTGTCCGCCTTCTCCACCAGATGGTTTCTCTCCACCCTGTCCTCCAGAAGTCTTTCCAATTTCGCCAGAACCACCAGATGATGGTCCAGCTACTGCTATTGCTTCTGGACCTTCTGGTTCTCCGCCTTCTCCACCAGATGATGGTTGCTCTCCGCCTTGTCCACCTGATGGTTTCTCTCCACCCTGTTCTTCAGAAGGCGTTCCACTATCACCAGATCCACCAGATGATGGTCCAGCTACTGCAATTGCTTCTGGACCTTCTGGTTCTCCGCCTTCTCCTCCAGATGATGGCTTCTCTCCTCCTTGTCCTCCAGAAGGTTTTCCACTATCACCAGCTCCAGATGATGGTCCAGCTATTGCAATTGCTTCTGGACCTTCTGGTTCTCCGCCTTCTCCTCCAGGTGAGGGCTTCTCTCCACCCTGTCCTCCAGAAGGCTTTTCACCACCTCCGGAACCACCAGGTGACGGTAATTCCACTGATATTGCTTGGGCCACTGCAACTTCCGGTCCTCCACCTTGTACTCCTGAAGATGGACCCCCTTCTCCACCAGATGATGGTTTCTCTCCGCCTTCTCCAGATGAGGGCTTCTCTCCACCCTGTCCTCCAGAAGGCTTTTCATCACTACCGGATCCACCAGATGATGGTAGTTCCACAGATATTGCTTGGGCCACTGCAACTTCCGGTCCTCCGCCTTGTCCTCCTGAAGATGGTCCGCCTTCTCCACCAGATGATGGTTGCTCCCCGCCTTCTCCTCCAGATGAGGGCTTCTCTCCACCTTGTCCTCCAGAAGGTTTTTCACCACCACCGGATCCACCAGATGATGGTAGTTCCACTGATATTGCTTGGGCCACTGCAACTTCCGGTCCTCCGCCTTGTCCTCCTGAAGATGGTCCACCTTCTCCACCAGATGATGGTTGCTCCCCGCCTTCTCCTCCAGATGAGGGCTTCTCTCCACCCTGTACTCCAGAAGGCTTTTCACCACCTCCGGAACCACCGGATGATGGTAGTTCCACTGATATTGCTTGGGCCACTGCAACTTCGGGTTCTGCACCTTGACCACCAGAAGGCTGTTGTCCGCCTTCTCCACCAGATGGTTTCTCTCCACCCTGTCCTCCAGAAGGCTTTCCAATTTCGCCAGAACCACCAGATGATGGTTCAGCTACTGCTATTGCTTCTGGACCTTCTGGTTCTCCGCCTTCTCCACCAGATGATGGTTGCTCTCCGCCTTCTCCACCAGATGATGGTTGCTCTCCGCCTTGTCCACCTGATGGTTTCTCTCCACCCTGTTCTTCAGAAGGCTTTCCACTATCACCAGATCCACCAGATGATGGTCCAGCTACTGCAATTGCTTCTGGACCTTCTGGTTCTCCGCCTTCTCCTCCAGATGATGGCTTCTCTCCTCCTTGTCCTCCAGAAGGTTTTCCACTATCACCAGCTCCAGATGATGGTCCAGCTATTGCAATTGCTTTTGGACCTTCTGGTTCTCCGCCTTCTCCTCCAGGTGAGGGCTTCTCTCCACCCTGTCCTCCAGAAGGCTTTTCACCACCTCCGGAACCACCAGGTGACGGTAATTCCACTGATATTGCTTGGGCCACTGCAACTTCCGGTCCTCCACCTTGTCCTCCTGAAGATGGACCCCCTTCTCCACCAGATGATGGTTTCTCTCCGCCTTCTCCAGATGAGGGCTTCTCTCCACCCTGTCCACCAGAAGGCTTTTCACCACCACCGGATCCACCAGATGATGGTAGTTCCACTGATATTGCTTGGGCCACTGCAACTTCTGGTTCTCCACCTTGTCCTCCTGAAGATGGTCCACCTTCTCCACCAGATGATGGTTGCTCTCCGCCTTCTCCTCCAGATGAGGGCTTCTCTCCACCCTGTCCTCCAGAAGGCTTTTCACCACCTCCGGAACCACCGGATGATGGTAGTTCCACTGATATTGCTTGGGCCACTGCAACTTCGGGTTCTGCACCTTGACCACCGGAAGGCTGTTGTCCGCCTTCTCCACCATATGGTTTCTCTCCACCCTGTCCTCCAGAAGGCTTTCCAATTTCGCCAGAACCACCAGATGATGGTTCAGCTACTGCTATTGCTTCTGGACCTTCTGGTTCTCCGCCTTCTCCACCAGATGATGGTTGCTCTCCGCCTTCTCCACCAGATGGTTTCTCTCCACCCTGTTCTTCAGAAGGCTTTCCACTATCACCAGATCCACCAGATGATGGTCCAGCTACTGCAATTGCTTCCGGACCTTCTGGTTCTCCGCCTTCTCCTCCAGATGATGGCTTCTCTCCTCCTTGTCCTCCAGAAGGTTTTCCACTATCACCAGCTCCAGATGATGGTCCAGCTACTGCAATTGCTTCTGGACCTTCTGGTTCTCCACCTTCTCCTCCAGATGAGGGCTTCTCTCCACCCTGTCCTCCAGAAGGCTTTTCACCACCTCCGGAACCACCAGATGATGGTAGTTCCACTGATATTGCTTGGGCCACTGCAACTTCTGGTTCTCCACCTTGTCCTCCTGAAGATGGTCCACCTTCTCCACCAGATGATGGTTGCTCTCCGCCTTCTCCTCCAGATGAGGGCATCTCTCCACCCTGTCCTCCAGAAGGCTTTTCACCACCTCCGGAACCACCAGATGATGGTAGTTCCACTGATATTGCTTGGGCCACTGCAACTTCTGGTTCTCCACCTTGTCCTCCTGAAGATGGTCCGCCTTCTCCACCAGATGATGGTTGTTCTCCGCCTTCTCCTCCAGATGAGGGCTTCTCTCCACCCTCTCCTTCAGAAGGCTTTTCACCACCTCCGGAACCACCAGATGATGGTAGAGTCAGTGATATTGCTTGGACCGCTGCAACTTCCGGTCCTCCACCTTGTCCTCCTGAAGATGGTCCGCCTTCTCCACCAGATGATGGTTGCTCTCCGCCTTCTCCTCCAGATGAGGGCTTCTCTCCACCCTCTCCTCCAGAAGGCTTTTCACCACCTCCGGAACCGTCAGATGATGGTAGTTCCACTGATATTGCTTGGGCCACTGCAACTTCCGGTCCTCCACCTTGTCCTCCTGAAGATGGCCCGCCTTCTCCACCAGATGATGGTTGCTCTCCGCCTTCTCCTCCAGATGAGGGCTTCTCTCCACCCCCTCCTCCAGAAGGCTTTTCACCACCTCCGGAACCGCCAGATGATGGTAGTTCCACTGATATTGCTTGGGCCACTGCAACTTCTGGTTTTCCACCTTGTCCTCCTGAAGATGGTCCGCCTTCTCCACCAGATGATGGTTGCTCTCCGCCTTCTCCTCCAGATGAGGGCTTCTCTCCACCCTGTCCTCCAGAAGGCTTTTCACCACCTCCGGAACCACCAGATGATGGTAGTTCCACTGATATTGCTTGGGCCACTGCAACTTCTGGTTCTCCACCTTGTCCTCCTGAAGATGGTCCGCCTTCTCCACCAGATGATGGTTGCTCTCCGCCTTCTCCTCCAGATGAGGGCTTCTCTCCACCCTGTCCTCCAGAAGGCTTTTCACCACCTCCGGAACCACCAGATGATGGTAGTTCCACTGATATTGCTTGGGCCACTGCAACTTCTGGTTCTCCACTTTGTCCTCCTGAAGATGGTCCGCCTTCTCCACCAGATGATGGTTGTTCTCCGCCTTCTCCTCCAGATGAGGGCGTCTCTCCACCCTGTCCTCCAGAAGGCTTTTCACCACCTCCGGAACCACCAGGTGACGGTAATTCCACTGATATTGCTTGGGCCACTGCAACTTCCGGTCCTCCGCCTTGTCCTCCTGAAGATGGACCCCCTTCTCCACCAGATGATGGTTTCTCTCCGCCTTCTTCAGATGAGGGCTTCTCTCCACCCTGTCCTCCAGAAGGCTTTTCATCACTACCGGATCCACCAGATGATGGTAGTTCCACAGATATTGCTTGGGCCACTGCAACTTCCGGTCCTCCGCCTTGTCCTCCTGAAGATGGTCCGCCTTCTCCACCAGATGATGGTTGCTCCCCGCCTTCTCCTCCAGATGAGGGCTTCTCTCCACCTTGTCCTCCAGAAGGCTTTTCACCACCACCGGATCCACCAGATGATGGTAGTTCCACTGATATTGCTTGGGCCACTGCAACTTCCGGTCCTCCGCCTTGTCCTCCTGAAGATGGTCCACCTTCTCCACCAGATGATGGTTGCTCCCCGCCTTCTCCTCCAGATGAGGGCTTCTCTCCACCCTGTCCTCCAGAAGGCTTTTCACCACCTCCGGAACCACCGGATGATGGTAGTTCCACTGATATTGCTTGGGCCACTGCAACTTCGGGTTCTGCACCTTGACCACCGGAAGGCTGTTGTCCGCCTTCTCCACCAGATGGTTTCTCTCCACCCTGTCCTCCAGAAGGCTTTCCAATTTCGCCAGAATCACCAGATGATGGTTCAGCTACTGCTATTGCTTCTGGACCTTCTGGTTCTCCGCCTTCTCCACCAGATGATGGTTGCTCTCCGCCTTCTCCACCAGATGATGGTTGCTCTCCGCCTTGTCCACCTGATGGTTTCTCTCCACCCTGTTCTTCAGAAGGCTTTCCGCTATCACCAGATCCACCAGATGATGGTCCAGCTACTGCAATTGCTTCTGGACCTTCTGGTTCTCCGCCTTCTCCTCCAGGTGAGGGCTTCTCTCCACCCTGTCCTCCAGAAGGCTTTTCACCACCTCCGGAACCACCAGGTGACGGTAATTCCACTGATATTGCTTGGGCCACTGCAACTTCCGGTCCTCCACCTTGTCCTCCTGAAGATGGACCCCCTTCTCCACCAGATGATGGTTTCTCTCCGCCTTCTCCAGATGAGGGCTTCTCTCCACCCTGTCCACCAGAAGGCTTTTCACCACCACCGGATCCACCAGATGATGGTAGTTCCACTGATATTGCTTGGGCCACTGCAACTTCTGGTTCTCCACCTTGTCCTCCTGAAGATGGTCCACCTTCTCCACCAGATGATGGTTGCTCTCCGCCTTCTCCTCCAGATGAGGGCTTCTCTCCACCCTGTCCTCCAGAAGGCTTTTCACCACCTCCGGAACCACCGGATGATGGTAGTTCCACTGATATTGCTTGGGCCACTGCAACTTCGGGTTCTGCACCTTGACCACCGGAAGGCTGTTGTCCGCCTTCTCCACCATATGGTTTCTCTCCACCCTGTCCTCCAGAAGGCTTTCCAATTTCGCCAGAATCACCAGATGATGGTTCAGCTACTGCTATTGCTTCTGGACCTTCTGGTTCTCCGCCTTCTCCACCAGATGATGGTTGCTCTCCGCCTTCTCCACCAGATGATGGTTGCTCTCCGCCTTGTCCACCTGATGGTTTCTCTCCACCCTGTTCTTCAGAAGGCTTTCCACTATCACCAGATCCACCAGATGATGGTCCAGCTACTGCAAT contains:
- the LOC129226140 gene encoding hornerin-like isoform X2; the protein is MGALTAMNWHKTFCFGLVLSLYLCYKVEGRGFNIAVNNPFINHATAEGFARSFVRNIITSGAFGRQGTADFEDIVEDLVTAMKDSSYGKKESSAKVKAMTMAFASSIAELIVIEDSAENDMQQKTEIITEALREAFLETIGVVNEDFILEIKILVELFSNENLNEVENQQGGEQGSGGKTSGEQGGEQSSSGGQGEEIQVAASQAIAVKGPSSGGSGGGQKPSGGQGGQKPSGGEGGEQPSYGGEGGPSSGGQGREPEVAVAQAISLTLPSSGGSGGGEKPSGGQGGEKPSSGGEGGEQPSSGGEGGPSSGGQGGEPEVAVAQAISVELPSSGGYGGGEKPSGGEGGEKPSSGGEGGEQPSSGGEGGPSSGGQGGGPEVAAAQAISLTLPSSGGSGGGEKPSEGQGGETPSSGGEGGEQPSSGGEGGPSSGGQGGEPEVAVAQAISVELPSSGGSGGGEKPSEGQGGETPSSGGEGGEQPSSGGEGGPSSGGQGGEPEVAVAQAISVELPSSGGSGGGEKPSGGQGGEKPSSGGEGGEQPSSGGEGGPSSGGQGGEPEVAVAQAISVELPSSGGSGGGEKPSEGQGGETPSSGGEGGEQPSSGGEGGPSSGGQGGEPEVAVAQAISVELPSSGGSGGGEKPSEGQGGETPSSGGEGGEQPSSGGEGGPSSGGQGGEPEVAVAQAISVELPSSGGSGGGEKPSGGQGGEKPSSGGEGGEQPSSGGEGGPSSGGQGGEPEVAVAQAISVELPSSGGSGGGEKPSGGEGGEKPSSGGEGGEQPSSGGEGEPSSGGQGGGPEVAAAQAISLTLPSFGGSGGGEKPSEGQGGETPSSGGEGGEQPSSGGEGGPSSGGQGGEPEVAVAQAISVELPSSGGSGGGEKPSGGQGGEQPSSGGEGGEQPSSGGEGGPSSGGQGGKPEVAVAQAISVELPSSGGSGGGEKPSGGGGGEKPSSGGEGGEQPSSGGEGGPSSGGQGGGPEVAVAQAISVELPSSDGSGGGEKPSGGEGGEKPSSGGEGGEQPSSGGEGGPSSGGQGGGPEVAAVQAISLTLPSSGGSGGGEKPSEGEGGEKPSSGGEGGEQPSSGGEGGPSSGGQGGEPEVAVAQAISVELPSSGGSGGGEKPSGGQGGEKPSSGGEGGEPEGPEAIAVAGPSSGAGDSGKPSGGQGGEKPSSGGEGGEPEGPEAIAVAGPSSGGSGDSGKPSEEQGGEKPSGGEGGEQPSSGGEGGEQPSSGGEGGPSSGGQGGEPEVAVAQAISVELPSSGGSGGGEKPSGGQGGEKPSSGEGGEKPSSGGEGGPSSGGQGGGPEVAVAQAISVELPSPGGSGGGEKPSGGQGGEKPSPGGEGGEPEGPEAIAIAGPSSGAGDSGKPSGGQGGEKPSSGGEGGEPEGPEAIAVAGPSSGGSGDSGKPSEEQGGEKPSGGQGGEQPSSGGEGGEQPSSGGEGGEPEGPEAIAVAEPSSGDSGEIGKPSGGQGGEKPYGGEGGQQPSGGQGAEPEVAVAQAISVELPSSGGSGGGEKPSGGQGGEKPSSGGEGGEQPSSGGEGGPSSGGQGGEPEVAVAQAISVELPSSGGSGGGEKPSGGQGGEKPSSGEGGEKPSSGGEGGPSSGGQGGGPEVAVAQAISVELPSPGGSGGGEKPSGGQGGEKPSPGGEGGEPEGPEAIAVAGPSSGGSGDSGKPSEEQGGEKPSGGQGGEQPSSGGEGGEQPSSGGEGGEPEGPEAIAVAEPSSGDSGEIGKPSGGQGGEKPSGGEGGQQPSGGQGAEPEVAVAQAISVELPSSGGSGGGEKPSGGQGGEKPSSGGEGGEQPSSGGEGGPSSGGQGGGPEVAVAQAISVELPSSGGSGGGEKPSGGQGGEKPSSGGEGGEQPSSGGEGGPSSGGQGGGPEVAVAQAISVELPSSGGSGSDEKPSGGQGGEKPSSEEGGEKPSSGGEGGPSSGGQGGGPEVAVAQAISVELPSPGGSGGGEKPSGGQGGETPSSGGEGGEQPSSGGEGGPSSGGQSGEPEVAVAQAISVELPSSGGSGGGEKPSGGQGGEKPSSGGEGGEQPSSGGEGGPSSGGQGGEPEVAVAQAISVELPSSGGSGGGEKPSGGQGGEKPSSGGEGGEQPSSGGEGGPSSGGQGGKPEVAVAQAISVELPSSGGSGGGEKPSGGGGGEKPSSGGEGGEQPSSGGEGGPSSGGQGGGPEVAVAQAISVELPSSDGSGGGEKPSGGEGGEKPSSGGEGGEQPSSGGEGGPSSGGQGGGPEVAAVQAISLTLPSSGGSGGGEKPSEGEGGEKPSSGGEGGEQPSSGGEGGPSSGGQGGEPEVAVAQAISVELPSSGGSGGGEKPSGGQGGEMPSSGGEGGEQPSSGGEGGPSSGGQGGEPEVAVAQAISVELPSSGGSGGGEKPSGGQGGEKPSSGGEGGEPEGPEAIAVAGPSSGAGDSGKPSGGQGGEKPSSGGEGGEPEGPEAIAVAGPSSGGSGDSGKPSEEQGGEKPSGGEGGEQPSSGGEGGEPEGPEAIAVAEPSSGGSGEIGKPSGGQGGEKPYGGEGGQQPSGGQGAEPEVAVAQAISVELPSSGGSGGGEKPSGGQGGEKPSSGGEGGEQPSSGGEGGEKPSSGGEGGEPEGPEAIAVAGPLSGGSGDSGKPSGGQGGEKPSSGGEGGEPEGPEAIAVAEPSSGGSGDGGKPSEGQGGEKPSGGEGGEQPSSGGEGGEQPSSGGEGEPSSGGQGGEPEVAVAQAISLKLPSSGGSGGGEKPSGGQGGEKPSSGGEGGEQPSSGGEGGPSSGGQGGEPEVAVAQAISLVLPSSGGSGGGEKPSEGQGGEKPSSGGEGGEQPSSGGEGGPSSGGQGGEPEVAVAQAISVELPSSGDSGGGEKPSGGQGGEKPSSGGEVGEQPSSGGEGGPSSGGQGGEPEVAVAQAISVELPSSGGSGGGEKPSGGQGGEKPSSGGEGGEQPSSGGEGGPSSGGQGEGPEVAVAQAISVDLPSPGGSGGRQKPSGGQGGQKPSSGGEGGEPEGPEAIAVAGPSSGAGDSGKPSGGQGGEKPSGGQGGPSSGGQGGEPEVAVAQAISLELPSSGGSGGGEKPSGGQGGEKPSSGEGGEQPSSGGEGGPSSGGQGKGPEVAVAQAISVDLPSPGGSGGGQKPSGGQGGQKPSSEGEGGEPEGPEAIAVAGPSSGAGDSGKPSGGQGGEKPSGGQGGQQPSGGEGGEKPSSGGEGGEPEGPEAIAVAGPLSGGSGDSGKPSGGQGGEKPSSEGEGGEPEGPEAIAVAGPSSGGSGDSGKPSEGQGGEKPSGGQGEPSSGGQGGEPEVAVAQAISLELPSSGGSGGGEKPSGAQGGQKPSSGGEGGEPEGPEAIAVAGPSSGAGDSGKPSEGQGGEKPSGGQGGQQPSGGEGGETPSSGGEGGEPEGPEAIAVAGPLSGGSGDSGKPSGLQGGEKPSSEGEGGEPEGPEAIAVAGPSSGGSGDSGKPSEGQGGEKPSGGEGGEQPSSGGEGGSSSGGQGGEPEVAVAQAISLELPSSGGSGGGEKPSGGQGGEKPSSGGEGGEQPSSGGEGGPSSGAQGGEPEVAVAQAISLVLPSSGGSGGGEKPSEGQGGEKPSSGGEGGEPEGPEAIAVAGPSSGAGESGKPSGEQGGEKPSGGQGGQQPSGGEDGEKPSSGGEGGEPEGPEAIAVAGPLSGGSGDSGKPSGGQGGEKPSTGGEGGEPEGPEAIAVAGPSSGGSGDSGKPSEGQGGEKPSGGQGGPSSGGQGGEPEVAVAQAISLDLPSSGGSGGGEKPSGGQGGQKPSSGGEGGEPEGPEAIAVAGPSSGAGDSGKPSEGQGGEKPSGGQGGQQPSGGEGGETPSSGGEGGEPEGPEAIAVAGPLSGGSGDSGKPSGGQGGEKPSSERECGEPEGPEAIAVAGPSSGGSGDSGKPSEGQGGEKPSGEEGGEQPSSGGEGGEQPSSGGEGGPSSGGQGGEPEVAVAQAISVELLSSGGGGQKPSGGQGGQKPSSGGKGEISSSLEAEEEAEVAEVVNSILALLEKEGIIDVPQKPAKQQGKQPSSGGQEGEQPLSREGGTEEPESEEEGGVPDVAAAQALAVLAPSSGGSDGGQQSSGDQSGEEPSSGGQGGEPEVAAAQAVSVTGTSSGGSENGQQTSGGAQGSQEGLCSCSLESLSLTKILRSGSTLSRVVELINGFVNSLSSGQNSFDYNEFGNLVSDLFSSLLEENPEESSCSLFVQIILETLISSIHLLKNAEIGPLSNLPSNIEIEDVLSQLKNSVLKL